The sequence TTCAGTTTGTTCGTCGATAATTTGTTGCAAGCGATGATTAATTTGCTCACGTTGCGAAAGCATTTCATCAAGTTCAAACTGACCGACAACCGAACGCAAGGTTGTTTGGGCAATTTGCATGGTTGCACGAATGTAATCCATCACATTCACCACGGCCTTGCCTGGATCAAGCACCAAGAAGTACAACACCGCGTTCACCCGAATGGTCACGTTATCACGGGTAATAACTTCTTGGGCTGGTACGTCCATCGTAATCACGCGGGTGTCGATCCGAAACATACGCTCAAGCATGGGAATCACAAAGAATAAGCCAGGCCCACGCACCCCAACCAACCGACCCAAGCGAAAAATCACGCCTTTTTCATATTCTGGGATAATTTTGATTGCTGAGATCAAAAAGAAAAATAAGATCACCGCAATGAAAATTAAGGCAATTCCACCAAACTCACCCATTGTCATTACCTCCGCGCATTAGCGCCCACTATGCGCCACTCGACGCACAATCAAGGTTAACCCATCTAAACCAACAATTTCAGCCTGATCGCCCACGGTCAATACATCATCGGAGCGGGCTTGCCACAACGCTCCTTCAACAAATACCGTGCCTTCAGGCGCAACTGACGAACGAACTTTAGCAATTGTGCCAACCAAACGATCGCCGCTGGCTCCACGACCAACCCGCTTGCTGCGGCGGATAATCCAAATGCTTAGCCCAATCACACTTGCCAGGCCAAGGCCAAGGCCCGTAATCAAAGCGCGTGAGACGATAATTCCAGGGGCTTCGGCTGGATCAACCAGCAGCAAGGCACCAATCACGAACGAGGCTAGGCCGCCAACCGTCAAAGCTCCGTGCGCCGTCGCAAAAATATCAACCCCAAATAGCACAAAAGCCAAAATCAGCAGCACCACCCCAACCGTGTTGAGCGGCAGTACGCTGAGGCCATACAAACCCAAGCAAATTGCGATTACGCCCAAGAAACCACCAACGCCTAAACCTGGGTTGGCCGCCTCGAAGTAAATGCCTAAGCTACCGAGGCTAATCAACATCGTGGCGATCGTTGGGTCGCCCAAGAAGTGCAAAAGCCGCTCGAGCCAAGTCATTTCAATTGGTTGAAAAGCACTCGCTTGGGTTTGCAGCGTCACCTGATTGCCATTGGCCAAGGTTACTTCGCGGCCATTGAGTTGCCGCAATAAATC is a genomic window of Chloroflexota bacterium containing:
- a CDS encoding nodulation protein NfeD, which produces MRQLRILALVFWLSLVTLPSLSYAATDDAICVASVSGIINPAVADYLQRSVIQAERQACQGLVIKLNTPGGLTTSTWQIGETVLNAKVPVIVYVTPQGANAGSAGVFITYAAHIAAMSPNTNIGAAHPVGGSGSDMDNDLRDKITNDAVARITTWAASNDRDPEWAEQAVRQSVSIGSNEALELGVINLIAQDDADLLRQLNGREVTLANGNQVTLQTQASAFQPIEMTWLERLLHFLGDPTIATMLISLGSLGIYFEAANPGLGVGGFLGVIAICLGLYGLSVLPLNTVGVVLLILAFVLFGVDIFATAHGALTVGGLASFVIGALLLVDPAEAPGIIVSRALITGLGLGLASVIGLSIWIIRRSKRVGRGASGDRLVGTIAKVRSSVAPEGTVFVEGALWQARSDDVLTVGDQAEIVGLDGLTLIVRRVAHSGR
- a CDS encoding slipin family protein, producing MGEFGGIALIFIAVILFFFLISAIKIIPEYEKGVIFRLGRLVGVRGPGLFFVIPMLERMFRIDTRVITMDVPAQEVITRDNVTIRVNAVLYFLVLDPGKAVVNVMDYIRATMQIAQTTLRSVVGQFELDEMLSQREQINHRLQQIIDEQTEPWGIKVNIVEVKDVELPQSMQRAMAKQAEAEREKRAKIIHADGEFQASKRLAEAADVISREPVTLQLRYLQTLTEIAVEKNSTLVFPLPIDLIRPFIDRAYSGLQNDSYSEGGKKPTEARPADGQRRGLFDPMTGLPLE